Part of the Cryptococcus neoformans var. grubii H99 chromosome 2, complete sequence genome is shown below.
GGGGgccgacgatgatgaatgtGAGGTCGACGACGGAGCGGGTGAGGATAATGTGCGGTGGAAGCGGGTGTATCTCGCCTATCATCGTAAATTATTCAATCACTCTCCATGAGGGGAGGACGTACCGGCACCACGACGTATCTTGTCAAACacactcttctcaaacgTCTTTTGCTCCTTGAAACCGACCAGCCCGCCCATTCCTGGCCCTCCAGCGCCAACACCAAGCTCAATGGGGATTCCAGTCGCAGGAACAGCTTGGTGCGGGGGGTTATAGTACTTTGCAAAGACCCGTTGGCCGTCAGAGTCGAGGATGAGTAGAGCGGTGACGGTGTAGAGGGAAAGATTTGACTGTAAAGGATAATACAGGGACGTATGTTAGCGCTGGCGATATTGGAATGGGCCCGAGTGCAGAGGGATACTTGCCATggtgatggatggatgaggagTAGAGGAGTGGATTGGGGATCGTACTGTATAAGGGGATCTGGATATTCGGTTCAAGCCTCGCTCAACAGGTCGTGATTGATTGCCCGACGCGAGAGGATAGGCGTGGTGGGAGTGGATATTTTATAGGCATGCCCACCAACAAGGTAAGACCCGCGCCTTTGGTTTTGGGAGAAAAGCGATAAAGTAAAGCCATAAATAATATCCTTTATTTTTTTGGTCAAGTGTTGTTTGCGTCATCGAATGGGGGGGGTTTTCTCAGTGTCGTCATTTCCATCTTGTTGGTGTAGTTTTggttccttctttccactcACCCTTCCGTCGTCACTCACATTAATTGATTCCAGCAGACCCCCATCCATAATCATATTCTCCCACACATCGTCATAACCATCTGCCCAACTTTGGCACTGCTCATTACAGTTATACACCTGTGAGTTCATCACTCCTTTTATTTTTTCATCACTTCTCCCCTCTCCGCCTTTGCTTTAATAATCAATCCGCCTTCCGCCCATCTCcacccatcttctccatcttctcttgtCATGTCTTTATCATGTACCCAAATGCTGACTACCTGTCCACCATGAAATGTATTACAGTACAACTGTTTAAAGTCAATCGCAGGCTATTTGCCACTCCATTGTAGCATTAAAACGCtccactcttcttttccacGCGTGCATTCGTCGCCCACacaaaaaaagaacaaaaaaaaagtgtatTACTAGAAACAGACATACATATTCTTGCTCTGCTTGAACAATGGCTGCAGTTGCACAAGCACCTCCTTCAATGCCTCACTCGTCTATTGAGAACTCTGGTACGTGAACTTCTTTTACAAATTCGTCACCCCCcccctccctctcttcacATATCCTCCACGCGTACGCGATTAGTCGTGTCCGGCGGCATTATCTATTCAAATTACAAAACTATTTTATTCTCGCCCCACAATGACATCACATAACGCTGACATTACTATTCAATCGTCCCCGTTATTTCTCAAATGGTTTTCTAGTGACCcgaccttcatcttctgcttcGAATTCGAAACGCCAGCACTCTGAAGCTCCTGCGTCAAGAGGCAGTGAAGAAAACTCAAACTTGGCTGCGACTCTGACTGTCACAGAACCGACACCGGTCGAGGATAAGGAGAGCAAGGAAAGCGGGAATGCACAAGGTATGTTGGTCTGTTGCCTTTTGTCTCAATCGCCGCCCTCATTTTGACGCCTCCAACAGCCGGTTCTTCCGACAAAGACAAACCTGCCAACCAAGCTTCTGAAGTACAGAGacctcctcttcgaccTAATGCTGTGGCGCGCTCCCGACTCGAACAAGAACCCAACCCATTCGAACAGTCATTCCGCGACTCTCACGGTCCTGGAACATCTGACCGCGACACCCCTCCTCGTGGTACAGACGCGACCTCTACCCGCCACAACGCTTTAccacctctttcatcaCTCACCAGCCCTGCTGCTGCGGACCCTACTCAGTTCCCCTGGCTTGCCAATCAATCTCTTCGTTCGGGCCCTTTGAGCCCTGCTATGCTCACTGGTCCCCAGGGCGCAAATCAATCTTCAACTTCTAATAATCTCAGGTCCAACGAAGGGAACGCTGAAGGCGGATTCGAGTCTTCAGGTTTTAGGACTGGGTTTACACCTGGTACAGGATCGGGTTTTACCCCTGGTTACAACTCGTTTATAAACTCGTCGCTCAATTCTTTGCCTATTCCTTCGCCGAACACGGCCGCTTTCCTCAACTCAATTACAAACGTCACTCCTCTTGGAGAGAGTAGCGAGATTGCTCAAGCCGCTGCTGCACAAGCACAAGCACAAGGCCAAACAGCGTCCAACgcttcctctgcctcgCAAAATTCTCAGAGCCAGTCTTCTACCGAACCGctccaacctccttccGCTATTCCGCCTCATATGCAACCTCATCCCCATCAACCCCACCCCCTCTCACACGCTCACTCACCAGCAAACAACCATTCTGCCCACCCGGGCCAAGATACAATTACGCCCAACACACTCAACGCGCTTACCGGTGTTTTTGGCGATATGTCCCGAGCTCCTGCCGGTGCGCCTGGCCAAAACCAGTTTTTCGCGCCAGCCATGTCTGCCCATCCCGGTCATCCCGGTCACCCAGGTCATCCACACACTGCACATCCAGGTATCCCTGGCGTAGCCGGCGTGCCAGGCGTCCATGGTGTCCCAGGCCATCCAGGAGTCCAATTGCCGATGGGATATGTAGACTACGCACAACATAATGCTAATGCGGCTTCACAGGCTGCAAACggtcttttccttctcagTCAAGCACATCAAGAGTTGTCaaagcgagaagaagcagaggggACGCCAGGGAGTGCGGTCGGGGGACCTACAGGTCGATCATCACgtggaggaaaaggttcCAACACCTCTACGCCCCAGACCGGGTCAAAGAGGAAATCTGATGGAGCGGCTAGAGGGAATGCcaagaaggggaaaaaggCTACCGGTGCCGCCGCCATTGCTGCTTCTATACCGGtccagaagaagggggGAAGTTCgagtgggagtgggaatggaagtgaagatgaggatgatggaaatGATAGGAAAGAACAAAAGTTTGAgacagaggaggagaagcggAAGAATTTCTTGGAGAGGAATCGACAAGGCAAGTGTGCATTTCCcctcccttttcttttaaAAGGCTAACCTGCTCGGTTTTTTTCACACTAAACAGCCGCCCTCAAATGCCGTCAGCGCAAGAAAGCATGGCTCAACGAGCTCCAATCCAAAGTCGAAGGACTTACCATCGAGAATGAACGTCTCCAGCAAACGGTGCAGCAGATGCATGACGAAGTTGGCAGGCTTACTGCTATCTTGATGCAACATCGTGATTGCGGGCTGGGTATCCCTGCGCCTTATGGGGGAAGGTTGCGATGAGCGGGTAATGTCCTCGCCGTCATCTATTTTTCCCACTTCATTTCCCACGCACTCAACACGATGAATTATGTATAGTCCCACGCCTCTTGCAGCAAACACACCGCAACACAACCCCTTTCTTATCAATACACACTACGGCCTGTATCAATCATCTCGCAACCAAACTGcaggaagatggatggaatgGATAGATGAAAAGGATAGTCGGGAGATATTTGGTCATGGTGTGATCATTCTTCAAAAATGGCGTTTGGTGTTTTTCATTCAACCACTTGTATCAGTAGACACTCTCCACTTTTTTTCATATTTGCTCTGAATTTTCTTACCTTCTGCTTGACTTGTCTATGCCTTACTTGCCTTTTCGTGGTCATATAGTCTTTGGACCTCTTATCGCTACATTTATATTATGAATACACTGTTGCGATCTTTATTAAAgaattttttttctctttcttcatctgttTTGACGTTCGCATGTCGTTCGTCagctctcttcctcatctttcgtcgtcatcattctttttttttatcagTGTAATTCGTTAAGAAGCTCGATTTATCGAtcagctcttcttttctttttcttgaaTATGCAAGCATAATACGCAACAAACTTGGCATTAtaaaggaagggaagaagagacggaggaaagggaatgGTGAACAAGGCACCGGGTGCCGTTTCAGGAATTTATACACCGGCTTCTCCGCTCTTTCCGTCCGGTCCTGATCAGGTAAATCTAAACGATGTAACAAATAGCAAAAGAGGATCTAAACTACTAAACTACTGACCCAGTATGTAGTTCCTCTTTCTAAACTTCCTAAACCTTCAGATCAGCCATCAGTATGTTTACTTTGTCAATTACAGGCAGATGCGCGTGCGTATGAAACGGCATGATATCATCTAAAAAGTCTATTTAGTGATTTAGCGTTATGTACCTTTTTCTAAATTTATGATGGTTCCTCAGCGCATTTATAGACCGGTTTTCGGTGTTTCAAGTTTTGCCCTTGGTCTGTTCCTGCTTTTCCATGATCCGTGTCTGCGATTCTAGCGTGCAGCGTGTTTGATTTTCCGAgttatcatcatcgctaGCGTTATTTGGATACACTATTGCAGCTGtgctttttcctttctaTTTTCGCGTTTTCTTGCCTCGCGACCAGGCAgggtatatatatacatcCAGCGTCTTTCTGTTCACTTTCGATCTaatctccctccttctctttcacttcatcccttcctgaccttcctttctcaacCTAGCTTGTCGACCGGCAAAAACGCAAGATTAGACAACGAAGGCACGATGAAATCTAGCTTGatcaccaccatcctcctccctcttgtcctctctgccccttttcCAGCCCGGCGAGATGACCACTCCCAGGCCGATATACGCGCAGCTCACTTGCATGCTTACGCTGAAGCGAGAGGTGTCAGTGATTCTACCAGTGTAATCAGCTTGAACGACGCGTACGTTGCTATTACcccttgtctttttttttgtctACACCAACAAATCAAGAATGAAAGCTAAACCTCTAAAACAGATCCACACTCTCATCCCTCGTCGTGTTCAACCCCTCCGCCACATACTCCTTCACCCCCCATGCCTCAGCTTCatcagctgctgctgcacaATCGAATGAACTCCTTTCTTCAGGTGAATCCCTGACCTTCAACCCGACACCTACTACTACACTGTCTTTACTCGGTAACGTCAGTACCGCtgccacttcttcttctggggGCTCGTCGGTATCCGGATCAGTAACGGGGGTAGCAGCTGCTGCCAACTCTACCTCCAACTCCACGGACAGTGATACCGGCAGTAATGGTAGCAGCGGAGACTCAAGTACGAGTGGGGCGGACGCTGTAAGAGGGAGATCTAACCTCAGGTTGACGGGTATTGGTATGAGCTTTGGAGTTTGTGCAATTGGGCTTGGATGGATA
Proteins encoded:
- a CDS encoding coatomer zeta subunit; its protein translation is MSNLSLYTVTALLILDSDGQRVFAKYYNPPHQAVPATGIPIELGVGAGGPGMGGLVGFKEQKTFEKSVFDKIRRGAGEIHPLPPHIILTRSVVDLTFIIVGPLSTSNELMLNQTLSAFFDAVNLLLRGSVEKRNVLESLDLVLLAADETVDDGIILETDAAAIASRVSRPRPDTTDIVINEQTLMNAYTSLRDRVSQKIQQF
- a CDS encoding activating transcription factor, producing MAAVAQAPPSMPHSSIENSVTRPSSSASNSKRQHSEAPASRGSEENSNLAATLTVTEPTPVEDKESKESGNAQAGSSDKDKPANQASEVQRPPLRPNAVARSRLEQEPNPFEQSFRDSHGPGTSDRDTPPRGTDATSTRHNALPPLSSLTSPAAADPTQFPWLANQSLRSGPLSPAMLTGPQGANQSSTSNNLRSNEGNAEGGFESSGFRTGFTPGTGSGFTPGYNSFINSSLNSLPIPSPNTAAFLNSITNVTPLGESSEIAQAAAAQAQAQGQTASNASSASQNSQSQSSTEPLQPPSAIPPHMQPHPHQPHPLSHAHSPANNHSAHPGQDTITPNTLNALTGVFGDMSRAPAGAPGQNQFFAPAMSAHPGHPGHPGHPHTAHPGIPGVAGVPGVHGVPGHPGVQLPMGYVDYAQHNANAASQAANGLFLLSQAHQELSKREEAEGTPGSAVGGPTGRSSRGGKGSNTSTPQTGSKRKSDGAARGNAKKGKKATGAAAIAASIPVQKKGGSSSGSGNGSEDEDDGNDRKEQKFETEEEKRKNFLERNRQAALKCRQRKKAWLNELQSKVEGLTIENERLQQTVQQMHDEVGRLTAILMQHRDCGLGIPAPYGGRLR